DNA from Massilia antarctica:
ATCAGCACCTTGGCCTTTTCCTTGTTGCGCACGCGGATGCGCGGATTGGCCAGCAGATTGCTGTCGGTATCGACCTGGTTGGCGTTGATGCTGGCGCTGCCGATGGCGACGTTGATGCGGCCGCGGTTGATCCCGCCAAGGCTGGCCACGGTCAAAGGCGCGAGGCTGTCGCCGCCGCTGGCCAGGCTCAGGGTGGCCTTGTCGGGCCAGCGCACGCCCAGTTCCATCAGGCGCGTGCGTTTCACTTCCAGCACCTCGACTTCGAGCATCACTTCCGGATCGGCCATGTCCTGCATGGCGATGATGCGTTCGGCCATGCGGATCATCTCCGGCGTGTCGCGCATCATGATGATGCCGAGGCGGTCGTCGGTGACGATGTCCTTGGCCTTGAGCAGGGTCTTGATCGAAAACGAGACGGTCTTCACGTCGGCATTGGCCAGGTAAAAACTGCGCACCACCAGCTGCTGGTAATCCTTCACCTTTTGCGCGGTGTTCGGGTAGATCGTGATGGCGCGTTCGCCGGTCACGGTTTGTTCGAGCTGGTTGGCCGAGAGTAGCATGCGGATCGCTTCTTCCAGGCTGGTATTGCGCACCGAGATGGTGGTGCGGATGGCCGGGTCGACATCGCGGTCGAACACGAAGTTCAGGCCCGAGACCTTGCCCAGGAAGTCGAACACCGAACGCACCGGCGCGTCGCGGAACTCCAGGGTCACCGGTTTGCGGTAGGCGGCCGCCAGCTTGCCGCCGCCCGCGCCCTTCTTGGCCTGCTCGTCGGCGATGCGGCTCCTCAAAGCCAGCGCGTCGCGCTGGTTGGGGCGTTCCTGCAGCACCACGCGCAGGGCGTCGAGCGCCTGGGCCTGGTCGGCCTCGCCGGCGCGCCGCCACGATGCCTCGGCGCCGGCCACCATCTCCTTGTGGCGCTGTTCCATCGCGATCGCCTGCATGCCCTGCTGCGCGACCGCGTTGGCGGGATCGATCGCCAGCACCCGGGCCGACATCTTTTCGGCCTCGCTGAAATTGCCCTGCTGGCGCAGCTGCTCGGCGCGGGCGTTGAAGGCATTGACGATGCTGGCCTTGCGGCTTAACAGGCCAATCCGGTATTCGGCGTTGCCGGGCTCCTGGCGCGTGGCCTCTTCCAGCTTGGCCAGGCCCTGCTCGATCTGTCCCTGTTCGAGCAGGGCCTTGCCTTCCTTGAAGGTCTGCGGACCGGCGCAGGCGCTCAGCGCCACGGCCAAGGCCAGCATGCGAAGCGGTGTACGCGCCAGCTTGTGTGTCAGTGTGTGATTCAATTCATCTCCCCTACTGCGAGTGTTTGTTTCTTATGGAGCGGCAGATACGTGAACGTCAAGGTGTCGTCGCCGGCACTGTCGAAGGTGTAGCTCTCGTCGATCTTGTCGCCCACATAGGCCACCACGTTGCGTTCCTCGACCTGCAGGAAGTAGGCCTGCCTGCCATCG
Protein-coding regions in this window:
- a CDS encoding secretin and TonB N-terminal domain-containing protein; the protein is MNHTLTHKLARTPLRMLALAVALSACAGPQTFKEGKALLEQGQIEQGLAKLEEATRQEPGNAEYRIGLLSRKASIVNAFNARAEQLRQQGNFSEAEKMSARVLAIDPANAVAQQGMQAIAMEQRHKEMVAGAEASWRRAGEADQAQALDALRVVLQERPNQRDALALRSRIADEQAKKGAGGGKLAAAYRKPVTLEFRDAPVRSVFDFLGKVSGLNFVFDRDVDPAIRTTISVRNTSLEEAIRMLLSANQLEQTVTGERAITIYPNTAQKVKDYQQLVVRSFYLANADVKTVSFSIKTLLKAKDIVTDDRLGIIMMRDTPEMIRMAERIIAMQDMADPEVMLEVEVLEVKRTRLMELGVRWPDKATLSLASGGDSLAPLTVASLGGINRGRINVAIGSASINANQVDTDSNLLANPRIRVRNKEKAKVLIGDRVPVITVTTNNGVSSDSVNYVDVGLKLDVEPNVYLDDEVAIKVNLEVSNVVKEVISKSGTQAYQIGTRSAGTVLRLKDGETQVLAGLINDEDRRSADKLPGMGELPVLKRLFGSQKDDTSRSEIVLSITPRILRSLRRPDLMTAQFDSGTESNVGGRGPGPGGGSPAAPAQPGAQAPDPSPPVQPPAAPSSMTGGEEPAPPPPAGDSPAGIGTGTGKPPGADAPRKVIQ